A genome region from Streptomyces xanthophaeus includes the following:
- a CDS encoding FAD-binding oxidoreductase, translating to MGKLSIDQLRERVRGAVVTPDDESYDEARKVHNAMIDRKPAAVVHCANAGDVMAAVDFARENGLDLAVRGGGHSVPGFGTCDGGLVADLSGMRGVRVDAAARTARAEGGATWGDFNAATYAFGLAATGGIISTTGVGGLTLGGGIGYLARGLGLSCDNLVSADVVTADGRLVVASEEENADLFWALRGGGGNFGAVTSFEFRLSPVKDIYGGPMLFELSDAATVLRSFADHIADAPEQLGGFPAFQIAPPLPFIPEDRHGDTFALIVACWTGPLDEGERALQAFHDFAPVVAEHVGPMPYPALNSAFDALVPPGLQHYWKANFVTELSDDVIDAHLRHAPGLPAVNSTVHIYPINGACHRVAPDATAFAYRDASFATVIAGMWPDPAINESATAWVRDYYEATAPHSEEGGYINFMADDDQDRIRTNYKGNYDRLVAVKRAYDPGNLFHLNQNIRP from the coding sequence ATGGGCAAGCTCTCGATCGACCAGTTGCGAGAACGGGTACGCGGGGCGGTCGTCACCCCGGACGACGAGTCCTACGACGAGGCGCGCAAGGTCCACAACGCCATGATCGACCGGAAGCCGGCGGCCGTCGTGCACTGCGCCAACGCGGGGGACGTCATGGCCGCGGTCGACTTCGCCCGCGAGAACGGGCTCGACCTGGCGGTGCGGGGCGGCGGACACAGCGTGCCCGGCTTCGGCACCTGCGACGGCGGCCTGGTCGCCGATCTGTCCGGGATGCGCGGCGTCCGCGTCGACGCCGCGGCGCGCACGGCCCGCGCGGAGGGCGGGGCGACCTGGGGCGACTTCAACGCGGCCACGTACGCCTTCGGGCTGGCCGCGACCGGCGGGATCATCTCCACCACCGGTGTCGGCGGCCTGACCCTCGGCGGCGGCATCGGCTACCTGGCCCGTGGGCTGGGCCTGAGCTGCGACAACCTGGTCTCGGCCGACGTGGTGACCGCGGACGGCCGGCTCGTCGTGGCGAGCGAGGAGGAGAACGCGGACCTCTTCTGGGCGCTGCGCGGCGGTGGCGGCAACTTCGGCGCGGTGACCTCGTTCGAGTTCCGGCTGAGCCCCGTCAAGGACATCTACGGCGGGCCGATGCTCTTCGAGCTGTCGGACGCCGCCACCGTGCTGCGCTCCTTCGCCGACCACATCGCCGACGCGCCGGAGCAACTGGGCGGCTTCCCGGCCTTCCAGATAGCCCCGCCGCTCCCGTTCATCCCGGAGGACCGCCACGGTGACACCTTCGCGCTGATCGTGGCGTGCTGGACCGGGCCGCTCGACGAGGGGGAGCGTGCCCTCCAGGCCTTCCACGACTTCGCGCCGGTGGTCGCCGAGCACGTGGGCCCGATGCCCTACCCGGCGCTCAACAGCGCCTTCGACGCGCTCGTACCGCCCGGCCTCCAGCACTACTGGAAGGCCAACTTCGTGACCGAGCTCAGCGACGACGTGATCGACGCGCACCTGCGGCACGCGCCCGGCCTGCCCGCGGTGAACTCGACGGTCCACATCTACCCGATCAACGGCGCGTGCCACCGCGTCGCCCCGGACGCGACGGCCTTCGCCTACCGGGACGCCTCGTTCGCCACGGTGATCGCCGGCATGTGGCCCGACCCCGCCATCAACGAGTCCGCGACCGCCTGGGTCCGCGACTACTACGAGGCGACCGCCCCGCATTCGGAGGAGGGCGGCTACATCAACTTCATGGCCGACGACGACCAGGACCGGATCCGGACCAACTACAAGGGCAACTACGACCGGCTGGTCGCGGTCAAGCGGGCCTACGACCCGGGGAACCTGTTCCACCTGAACCAGAACATCCGGCCCTAG
- a CDS encoding SHOCT domain-containing protein, translating to MDDYPLLNFFWTMLWFFVWVMWFFLLFKVITDIFRDHTLGGWGKAGWLILVLVLPFLGIFVYLIARGRSMHERDRKQAEEQQAAFRAYVQQSAGAGSGAADELHKLSALKDKGDITQEEFDRAKAKLLA from the coding sequence ATGGACGATTACCCGCTTCTCAACTTCTTCTGGACGATGCTGTGGTTCTTCGTGTGGGTCATGTGGTTCTTCCTCCTCTTCAAGGTCATCACGGACATCTTCCGTGACCACACCCTTGGCGGCTGGGGGAAGGCGGGCTGGCTCATCCTGGTGCTGGTGCTGCCGTTCCTCGGCATCTTCGTGTATCTGATCGCCCGTGGGCGCAGCATGCACGAACGGGACCGGAAGCAGGCCGAGGAGCAGCAGGCGGCCTTCCGCGCGTACGTGCAGCAGAGCGCCGGGGCCGGGTCGGGCGCGGCGGACGAGCTGCACAAGCTGTCCGCCCTCAAGGACAAGGGCGACATCACGCAGGAGGAATTCGACCGGGCCAAGGCCAAGCTCCTGGCCTGA
- a CDS encoding NAD(P)H-binding protein, translating to MTILITGARGKVGRAVVDRLHSAGLPVRAASAAPAELTVPAGVETAELVLDRPETFSAALRGVRQVFLYPQPAGIHDLIKAAEAAGVEHVVLLSSSSVLAPDAGTDPLASHSLRVERALADSALTCTFLRPDAFASNSLGWAWPVGRSLPVQLAYPDAQIAPIHPEDIADIAALALTGDSLTGRALTLTGSESLSFREQLAVLSETLGRAIPVEHITRAEAEEQMGRHMPAPMVASLLDLWEAAGHGPAAIGETTESLLGVPARTYRQWARENADAFTGH from the coding sequence GTGACCATCCTCATCACCGGCGCGCGCGGCAAGGTCGGCCGGGCCGTCGTCGACCGCCTGCACTCCGCCGGTCTTCCCGTCCGGGCCGCCAGCGCCGCCCCCGCCGAACTGACCGTCCCGGCCGGCGTGGAGACCGCCGAGCTCGTCCTGGACCGGCCTGAGACCTTCTCCGCCGCGCTCCGTGGGGTGCGCCAGGTCTTCCTCTACCCGCAGCCCGCCGGCATCCATGACCTGATCAAGGCCGCCGAGGCCGCCGGGGTCGAGCACGTCGTCCTGCTGTCCTCGTCCTCGGTGCTCGCCCCGGACGCCGGGACCGACCCGCTGGCGAGCCACAGCCTGAGGGTCGAGCGCGCCCTCGCCGACTCCGCTCTGACCTGCACGTTCCTGCGCCCCGACGCCTTCGCCAGCAACTCGCTGGGCTGGGCCTGGCCCGTCGGCCGGTCCCTGCCGGTCCAGCTCGCCTACCCGGACGCGCAGATCGCGCCCATCCACCCCGAGGACATCGCCGACATCGCGGCCCTGGCCCTGACCGGGGACTCCCTCACCGGCCGCGCGCTCACCCTGACCGGCTCCGAGTCGCTCTCCTTCCGCGAGCAGCTCGCCGTCCTCTCGGAGACCCTCGGCCGCGCGATCCCGGTCGAGCACATCACCCGCGCCGAGGCGGAGGAGCAGATGGGCCGGCACATGCCCGCCCCGATGGTGGCCTCGCTGCTCGACCTGTGGGAGGCCGCCGGCCACGGTCCCGCCGCCATCGGTGAGACCACCGAGTCCCTGCTCGGCGTACCCGCCCGCACCTACCGGCAGTGGGCCCGCGAGAACGCGGACGCCTTCACCGGCCACTGA
- a CDS encoding MarR family winged helix-turn-helix transcriptional regulator: MTAMAPTRTEPDLSFLLDHTSHVLRTQMSARLGEIGLTPRMHCVLVHALEEERTQAQLAEIGDMDKTTMVVTVDALEKAGLAERRPSSTDRRARVIAVTEEGAKVAKESQEIVDQVHGGALGALPEEEREVLLRALNRLVTGHLETPVEGPRPARRARQKG, translated from the coding sequence ATGACAGCCATGGCACCCACGCGCACCGAACCGGACCTGTCCTTCCTCCTGGATCACACCAGTCACGTGCTGCGTACGCAGATGAGCGCGCGGCTCGGCGAGATCGGACTCACCCCGCGGATGCACTGCGTGCTCGTCCACGCCCTGGAGGAGGAGCGCACCCAGGCGCAGCTCGCCGAGATCGGCGACATGGACAAGACCACGATGGTGGTGACCGTCGACGCGCTGGAGAAGGCGGGTCTCGCCGAGCGCAGGCCGTCCAGCACCGACCGGCGGGCCCGGGTCATCGCGGTGACCGAGGAGGGGGCGAAGGTCGCGAAGGAGAGCCAGGAGATCGTCGACCAGGTCCACGGGGGCGCGCTCGGCGCCCTGCCCGAGGAGGAGCGCGAGGTGCTGCTCCGGGCGTTGAACCGGCTGGTCACGGGACATCTGGAGACCCCCGTCGAGGGGCCGCGGCCGGCTCGGCGGGCGCGGCAGAAGGGGTAG
- a CDS encoding potassium channel family protein: protein MERNAADQRRRVLLGHLLRSVFSVALLTALYYVAPLEGGFGIGTVLTLALGLVVFGLLTAWQITAVSHAQFPRMRALEAMATGVPLFLLLFSATYYLLAEQDPTSFSESLTRTDALYFTITTFATVGFGDIVATNQGSRVLVTFQMVADLILIGVIAKALVGAIKIGMHRRSSQAPGLEDEP from the coding sequence ATGGAACGCAACGCAGCCGATCAGCGCCGGCGCGTCCTGCTGGGCCACCTCCTGCGCTCGGTGTTCTCCGTCGCCCTCCTCACCGCGCTGTACTACGTGGCGCCCCTGGAGGGCGGGTTCGGCATCGGCACCGTCCTGACACTGGCGCTCGGCCTGGTGGTCTTCGGGCTGCTGACGGCCTGGCAGATCACCGCCGTCTCCCACGCGCAGTTCCCCCGGATGCGCGCCCTGGAGGCGATGGCCACCGGCGTACCGCTGTTCCTGCTGCTGTTCTCCGCGACGTACTACCTGCTCGCGGAGCAGGACCCCACGTCGTTCTCGGAGTCGCTGACCCGCACGGACGCCCTCTACTTCACGATCACCACGTTCGCCACCGTGGGATTCGGGGACATCGTCGCCACCAACCAGGGCAGCCGGGTCCTGGTCACCTTCCAGATGGTCGCCGACCTGATCCTCATCGGCGTGATCGCCAAAGCACTCGTCGGGGCGATCAAAATCGGCATGCACAGGCGCAGTTCGCAGGCCCCCGGCCTGGAGGACGAGCCCTGA
- a CDS encoding chloride channel protein encodes MPQSRPRSGPPPGGTQPQEADVLRQTLRSPGYLKLLVFCALISIPVSLASFWFLALLHKMEHAMWADLPEALGWDVPPWWWPLPLLLVAGVVVGLVVPHMRGNGGHLPAAGLHTGGASAGALPGVVIAAVASLPLGAVLGPEAPLIALGGGLALLFRNLAQVPVTPQGTALVGAAGAAAAIATIFGNPLIAAVLLIEVAGVGGPQLFAVMLPSLLSAGVGDLVFTGLGRWTGLPIGSLKLELGVPVPHLDVPDVLWAVLIAAALALALHPVLTGARVIAAYVLARPLLRTVQCALAAAACASLYALITGLTPADVTGSGQSLIGRLAADPHAWGVGALIGILLFKGAGYAICLGSLRGGPIFPALCLGAVAGVLLGPLPGLGIVPAMGAGMAATAASALRLPVSSVVMVVLMLGGTAMIPVVIIAAVVAFVVTELLPVGPPIPELPAVPAAPAAPAEPAAK; translated from the coding sequence ATGCCGCAGTCGCGTCCTCGATCCGGACCGCCCCCCGGCGGTACGCAGCCGCAGGAGGCCGACGTCCTCAGGCAGACCCTCCGCAGCCCCGGATACCTCAAGCTGCTGGTGTTCTGCGCGCTCATCAGCATCCCGGTGTCCCTCGCTTCGTTCTGGTTCCTCGCCCTGCTGCACAAGATGGAACACGCGATGTGGGCGGACCTCCCGGAGGCCCTGGGCTGGGACGTCCCGCCCTGGTGGTGGCCGCTGCCCCTGCTGCTCGTCGCCGGTGTCGTGGTCGGCCTGGTCGTCCCGCACATGCGCGGCAACGGCGGTCACCTCCCCGCGGCCGGCCTGCACACCGGTGGTGCCTCGGCCGGCGCCCTGCCCGGTGTCGTGATCGCGGCGGTGGCGAGTCTGCCGCTCGGCGCGGTCCTGGGTCCGGAGGCCCCGCTGATCGCCCTCGGTGGCGGGCTGGCCCTGCTCTTCCGCAACCTCGCGCAGGTACCGGTGACCCCGCAGGGCACCGCGCTCGTGGGCGCGGCGGGCGCCGCGGCGGCCATCGCCACGATCTTCGGGAATCCGCTGATCGCCGCGGTGCTGCTGATCGAGGTGGCGGGCGTGGGCGGACCGCAGCTGTTCGCGGTGATGCTGCCGTCCCTGCTGTCCGCCGGGGTCGGGGACCTGGTCTTCACGGGCCTCGGGCGCTGGACGGGACTGCCGATCGGGAGCCTGAAACTCGAACTGGGCGTACCCGTGCCCCACCTGGACGTGCCCGACGTGCTCTGGGCCGTGCTCATCGCCGCGGCCCTGGCCCTTGCCCTGCACCCGGTGCTGACCGGCGCCCGGGTGATCGCCGCGTACGTCCTCGCACGGCCCCTCCTGCGGACCGTCCAGTGCGCGCTGGCCGCCGCGGCCTGCGCCAGCCTCTACGCGCTCATCACCGGCCTCACGCCCGCCGATGTCACCGGATCGGGCCAGTCGCTGATCGGCAGGCTGGCCGCCGACCCGCACGCCTGGGGCGTGGGTGCGCTGATCGGCATCCTCCTCTTCAAGGGCGCCGGCTACGCCATCTGCCTCGGCAGCCTGCGCGGCGGTCCCATCTTCCCGGCGCTGTGCCTCGGCGCCGTGGCGGGCGTCCTGCTCGGGCCGCTGCCCGGTCTCGGCATCGTGCCCGCGATGGGAGCGGGCATGGCGGCGACCGCCGCCAGCGCGCTGCGGCTGCCGGTGAGCAGCGTGGTGATGGTGGTCCTGATGCTCGGCGGCACCGCGATGATCCCGGTCGTGATCATCGCGGCCGTGGTCGCCTTCGTGGTCACCGAGCTGCTGCCCGTGGGGCCCCCGATCCCCGAGCTGCCCGCCGTGCCCGCGGCGCCTGCCGCGCCCGCCGAGCCGGCCGCCAAGTAG
- a CDS encoding MarR family winged helix-turn-helix transcriptional regulator, producing the protein MKPIGYWLNRTDQALTASMDALLADFGLTRLGWQVLGVVKDDPRATDTAVLAALAANADAAALTSAVASVLGGGWVTRPHPDRLALTDGGRARLAEVARHVDAFRELAVTGITREEYVTAVTVLERMTRNLTGPRGGSPARP; encoded by the coding sequence ATGAAGCCCATCGGCTACTGGCTCAACCGCACGGACCAGGCCCTCACCGCGTCCATGGACGCCCTGCTGGCCGACTTCGGCCTCACCCGGCTCGGCTGGCAGGTCCTGGGCGTCGTCAAGGACGATCCGCGGGCCACCGACACCGCCGTCCTCGCCGCCCTGGCGGCGAACGCCGACGCCGCGGCGCTGACCTCGGCCGTCGCATCGGTGCTGGGCGGCGGCTGGGTGACCCGCCCGCACCCGGACCGCCTCGCCCTGACCGACGGCGGCCGGGCCCGCCTCGCCGAGGTCGCCCGTCACGTGGACGCCTTCCGCGAGCTGGCGGTCACGGGGATCACCCGCGAGGAGTACGTCACCGCCGTCACCGTCCTGGAGCGCATGACCCGCAACCTCACCGGGCCGCGAGGCGGGTCTCCGGCTCGGCCGTGA
- a CDS encoding cold-shock protein: MASGTVKWFNAEKGFGFIEQEGGGADVFAHYSNIASSGFRELQEGQKVTFDVTQGQKGPQAENIVPA; encoded by the coding sequence ATGGCATCTGGCACCGTGAAGTGGTTCAACGCGGAAAAGGGCTTCGGCTTCATCGAGCAGGAGGGTGGCGGCGCCGACGTCTTCGCCCACTACTCGAACATCGCCTCTTCCGGCTTCCGTGAGCTTCAGGAAGGCCAGAAGGTTACCTTCGACGTCACGCAGGGCCAGAAGGGCCCGCAGGCCGAGAACATCGTTCCCGCCTGA
- a CDS encoding PP2C family protein-serine/threonine phosphatase — protein MPYIAVTALSHVGLVREHNEDSLVIGPWTLCGTVTQNPQTLVFPFGRPLVVAVADGLGGQPAGEVASELVVRQLSSLGPTLDGPEAVGDALSLCNRAVYSATEGRPELATMGTTVAGALVLADSLLMFNVGDSKVFHAAQDGLRQVSVDDSPPPAPGHRTTSAVTQVLGGTRGYNEITPHIEAFPVTEGDRYLVCSDGLTDPVPPEEIEGLLRVHDDGRAAFELWRAAIDAGGPDNITLALLRIGA, from the coding sequence GTGCCGTACATAGCTGTGACCGCCCTGAGTCATGTCGGGCTGGTGCGCGAGCACAACGAGGACAGCCTCGTCATCGGACCGTGGACCCTGTGCGGGACCGTGACCCAGAACCCGCAGACCCTGGTCTTCCCCTTCGGCAGACCGCTCGTCGTCGCGGTCGCCGACGGCCTCGGCGGCCAGCCGGCCGGCGAGGTCGCCAGCGAGCTGGTGGTGCGCCAGCTCTCCTCGCTCGGGCCCACGCTGGACGGCCCGGAAGCCGTCGGTGACGCGCTCAGCCTCTGCAACCGCGCCGTGTACTCGGCGACCGAGGGGCGGCCCGAGCTGGCCACCATGGGGACCACGGTCGCCGGCGCCCTCGTCCTGGCGGACTCGCTGCTGATGTTCAACGTCGGCGACAGCAAGGTGTTCCACGCGGCGCAGGACGGGCTGCGCCAGGTCAGCGTGGACGACAGCCCGCCGCCGGCCCCCGGGCACCGCACGACCTCGGCGGTCACCCAGGTGCTCGGCGGCACCCGCGGGTACAACGAGATCACCCCCCACATCGAGGCCTTCCCGGTGACCGAGGGCGATCGCTACCTGGTGTGCAGCGACGGGCTGACCGACCCGGTGCCGCCCGAGGAGATCGAGGGGCTGCTGCGGGTGCACGACGACGGCCGGGCCGCGTTCGAGCTGTGGCGGGCCGCCATCGACGCCGGCGGCCCCGACAACATCACGCTCGCACTGCTGCGCATCGGCGCATAG
- a CDS encoding 5-carboxymethyl-2-hydroxymuconate Delta-isomerase codes for MPHAVVDYSDSLTGAFDRRAFALELHALEVEILDTAIGNCKTRFHRLEESVVGEGTDGRAVVVHVELAIARGRTAQTKSRLTQAVLELVERHTAKAAGLEVHASVDVRDLGEAYTKSVATP; via the coding sequence GTGCCCCACGCAGTCGTCGACTACTCGGACTCGCTGACCGGTGCCTTCGACCGGCGGGCGTTCGCGCTGGAACTCCACGCGCTGGAGGTCGAGATCCTCGATACCGCGATCGGCAACTGCAAGACGCGCTTCCACCGGCTGGAGGAGTCCGTCGTCGGGGAAGGCACCGACGGCCGGGCGGTGGTCGTGCACGTCGAGCTGGCCATCGCCCGGGGCCGCACGGCGCAGACCAAGTCGCGCCTGACCCAGGCGGTGCTGGAGCTGGTCGAGCGCCACACGGCGAAGGCCGCGGGCCTGGAGGTCCACGCCTCCGTGGACGTACGGGACCTGGGCGAGGCCTACACCAAGAGCGTGGCGACCCCCTGA
- a CDS encoding galactose oxidase early set domain-containing protein, which produces MSRIKRRSAPRAARRAARRAAISVLAATAALVTAVPAAAHDGSSRPEEKAALGAEHAQEHTKVREQILKLGGYSQLARIDSLNSLTRSQADVNARFHPKAFGQFAEYFQSPDFAAHIAMLPTGKVLLFSFERMETDPTEEPAPTNTLGKANAGRAFLWDPRRGTGPAAFKKVTPPELVVPDGTGEKRPAPFFCAGHAFLPNGMVGVFGGNLGYGGGAGAKLSLVFDPWSESWSVNKDMEVGRWYPSVATAPDGRLLIMSGHTDQGWGTSTSVIERFPAKSHPVPFEKTLIPKDVPTDTLRVDAPFGTDSDYPHLFTLRDGKVYGLGRHATKQWAFDPVAETRSDLPARPDGVHRGYGSAVALPAGLRGPDSVLVLGGDRDDPNTYRLTSGGAWEKQQPRAFGRTQDDTLLLPDASLLTVNGAYGIRDYGNGDYNPKSDLKYRQIETRNALGEWKLGPAQRLPRGYHSNAVVLPDGRIMVTGDELQQLANDPKIDDDMNGSIEIYEPAYLHQGSRPALDRAPDGPLRYNAAFNVGTSTPDQVKKAVLLAPTTATHSLNTSQRHVELGIVGRHGNSLRLQAPPSANDVPPGYYMLFLLDENGVPSAAKWVSFR; this is translated from the coding sequence ATGTCACGTATCAAGCGTCGATCCGCCCCGCGAGCCGCCCGCCGAGCTGCCCGCAGGGCTGCGATCTCCGTCCTCGCGGCCACCGCCGCCCTGGTCACCGCCGTCCCGGCAGCCGCGCACGACGGTTCGTCCCGCCCCGAGGAGAAAGCGGCCCTCGGCGCCGAACACGCCCAGGAGCATACGAAGGTCCGCGAGCAGATCCTCAAGCTGGGCGGGTACTCCCAGCTCGCCCGGATCGACAGCCTGAACTCACTGACCCGGTCCCAGGCGGACGTGAACGCGCGCTTCCACCCCAAGGCGTTCGGGCAGTTCGCCGAGTACTTCCAGTCCCCGGACTTCGCCGCGCACATCGCCATGCTCCCGACCGGCAAGGTGCTGCTCTTCTCCTTCGAGCGCATGGAGACCGACCCGACCGAGGAGCCCGCGCCGACCAACACCCTCGGCAAGGCCAACGCCGGCCGCGCCTTCCTGTGGGACCCGCGCCGCGGCACCGGGCCGGCCGCCTTCAAGAAGGTCACCCCGCCCGAGCTGGTCGTGCCGGACGGCACGGGCGAGAAGCGCCCGGCACCCTTCTTCTGCGCCGGACACGCCTTCCTGCCCAACGGCATGGTCGGCGTCTTCGGCGGCAACCTCGGCTACGGCGGCGGCGCCGGCGCCAAGCTGTCGCTGGTCTTCGACCCGTGGTCCGAGAGCTGGTCCGTGAACAAGGACATGGAGGTCGGCCGCTGGTACCCGTCGGTGGCCACCGCCCCCGACGGCCGCCTGCTGATCATGTCCGGCCACACCGACCAGGGCTGGGGCACCTCCACCTCCGTCATCGAGCGCTTCCCCGCCAAGAGCCACCCCGTCCCCTTCGAGAAGACCCTGATCCCGAAGGACGTCCCGACGGACACCCTGCGCGTGGACGCGCCCTTCGGTACCGACAGCGACTACCCGCACCTGTTCACCCTGCGCGACGGCAAGGTGTACGGCCTGGGCCGGCATGCCACCAAGCAGTGGGCGTTCGACCCGGTCGCCGAGACCCGTTCGGACCTGCCCGCGCGCCCCGACGGCGTGCACCGCGGCTACGGCTCCGCCGTGGCGCTGCCCGCCGGACTGCGCGGCCCGGACTCCGTACTGGTCCTCGGCGGCGACCGGGACGACCCCAACACCTACCGGCTCACGAGCGGCGGCGCCTGGGAGAAGCAGCAGCCCCGCGCCTTCGGCCGGACGCAGGACGACACGCTGCTGCTCCCGGACGCGAGCCTGCTGACCGTCAACGGCGCCTACGGCATCCGGGACTACGGCAACGGCGACTACAACCCCAAGTCCGATCTGAAGTACCGGCAGATCGAGACCCGCAACGCGCTGGGCGAGTGGAAGCTGGGACCGGCGCAGCGGCTGCCGCGCGGCTACCACTCCAACGCCGTCGTGCTCCCGGACGGCCGGATCATGGTCACCGGTGACGAGCTGCAGCAGCTCGCCAACGACCCGAAGATCGACGATGACATGAACGGCAGCATCGAGATCTACGAGCCGGCCTACCTCCACCAGGGAAGCCGTCCGGCCCTCGACCGCGCCCCCGACGGGCCGCTGCGGTACAACGCCGCCTTCAACGTGGGGACCTCCACGCCCGACCAGGTCAAGAAGGCCGTCCTGCTGGCCCCGACCACGGCGACGCACTCGCTCAACACCAGCCAGCGCCACGTGGAACTGGGCATCGTGGGGCGCCATGGGAACAGCCTGCGCCTGCAGGCGCCGCCCTCGGCCAATGACGTCCCGCCCGGCTACTACATGCTCTTCCTGCTGGACGAGAACGGGGTGCCGAGCGCGGCCAAGTGGGTCTCCTTCCGGTAG
- a CDS encoding MarR family winged helix-turn-helix transcriptional regulator, giving the protein MTKHEPATDEELLDAVGPAFGKLRRSSLLEVENPISPKDLGRTLVLNIVLEAEQADGREITVGGVAEHLGVDPSVASRMVSDSISAGYLVRAASQQDGRRTIVHLSPEGRDMMDRFRRHQRAAFEYVTADWSERDRLDFARLMLKYVDSQDALRHR; this is encoded by the coding sequence ATGACGAAGCACGAGCCGGCGACGGACGAGGAACTGCTGGACGCGGTGGGTCCGGCGTTCGGGAAGCTGCGGCGCTCCTCGCTCCTGGAGGTCGAGAACCCGATCTCCCCGAAGGACCTCGGCCGCACCCTGGTGCTCAACATCGTCCTGGAGGCCGAACAGGCGGACGGCCGCGAGATCACCGTGGGCGGCGTGGCCGAGCACCTGGGCGTCGACCCCTCGGTGGCCAGCCGCATGGTGTCCGACAGCATCTCCGCCGGCTACCTCGTGCGCGCCGCCTCCCAGCAGGACGGCCGCCGCACGATCGTGCACCTCAGCCCCGAGGGCCGGGACATGATGGACCGCTTCCGGCGGCACCAGCGCGCGGCCTTCGAGTACGTGACGGCCGACTGGAGCGAGCGCGACCGCCTCGACTTCGCCCGCCTCATGCTGAAGTACGTCGACTCCCAGGACGCGCTGCGTCACCGCTGA
- a CDS encoding MFS transporter — translation MLMTILDGSIVTVAMPAIRSDLGFTPVGLSWVVNAYLIAFGSLLLLAGRLGDLIGRKRMFLAGTAVFTAASLLAGLATSPVVLIAARFLQGAGSAMASAVSLGILVTLFTEPRERAGAIGVFSFTGAAGASMGQVLGGVLTDALAWNWIFFINLPIGIAVLLAALPALPGDRGLGLKAGADLLGALLVTSGLMLGIYTVVKIETYGAASAHTLGSGALALALLAGFLVRQATARTPLMPLRIFRSRSVLGANLVQMLMVAALFSFQILVALYMQNVLGYSASGTGLAMLPAAAVIGLVSLTVSARLNSRFGERKVLLAGLVLLAGVLGLLTRVPGQAGRADYVTDLLPVMLLAAGFGLALPALTSLGMSGAKEADAGLASGLFNTTQQIGMALGIAVLSTLAASRTESLTAAGAPLPEALTGGYHLAFAVGAALILVALGIAFTVLRGPKGSPRAVTAEPETRLAAR, via the coding sequence ATGCTGATGACGATCCTCGACGGCAGCATCGTCACGGTCGCGATGCCGGCCATCCGGAGCGACCTCGGCTTCACCCCGGTCGGGCTGAGCTGGGTCGTCAACGCCTATCTCATCGCCTTCGGTTCGCTGCTCCTGCTCGCCGGCCGCCTCGGTGACCTGATCGGCCGCAAGCGGATGTTCCTCGCGGGCACCGCGGTGTTCACCGCCGCCTCGCTGCTGGCCGGGCTCGCCACCTCGCCCGTGGTCCTGATCGCCGCCCGGTTCCTGCAGGGCGCGGGCAGCGCGATGGCCTCCGCCGTCAGCCTCGGCATCCTCGTCACACTCTTCACGGAACCACGCGAACGGGCCGGCGCCATCGGGGTGTTCAGCTTCACCGGCGCGGCCGGCGCCTCGATGGGGCAGGTCCTCGGCGGTGTCCTCACCGACGCGCTGGCCTGGAACTGGATCTTCTTCATCAACCTGCCCATCGGCATCGCGGTGCTCCTCGCCGCCCTCCCGGCCCTGCCGGGCGACCGGGGTCTGGGTCTGAAAGCGGGCGCGGACCTGCTCGGCGCGCTGCTCGTCACCTCGGGTCTGATGCTCGGGATCTACACGGTCGTCAAGATCGAGACGTACGGGGCGGCTTCGGCCCACACCCTCGGGTCCGGTGCCCTCGCGCTCGCCCTGCTCGCCGGCTTCCTCGTCCGCCAGGCCACGGCGCGCACCCCGCTCATGCCGCTGCGCATCTTCCGCTCGCGCAGCGTCCTCGGCGCCAACCTGGTCCAGATGCTGATGGTCGCCGCGCTGTTCTCCTTCCAGATCCTCGTCGCGCTCTACATGCAGAACGTGCTCGGGTACTCCGCGTCCGGGACCGGGCTCGCGATGCTGCCGGCCGCCGCCGTGATCGGGCTGGTCTCGCTCACCGTCTCGGCCCGCCTGAACTCCCGCTTCGGCGAGCGCAAGGTCCTGCTGGCCGGTCTGGTCCTCCTGGCCGGCGTACTCGGCCTGCTGACACGCGTACCCGGTCAGGCCGGCCGGGCGGACTACGTCACCGACCTGCTCCCGGTGATGCTCCTGGCCGCCGGCTTCGGCCTCGCCCTCCCCGCGCTGACCTCGCTGGGCATGTCCGGTGCGAAGGAGGCCGACGCGGGCCTGGCCTCCGGGCTCTTCAACACCACCCAGCAGATCGGCATGGCGCTGGGCATCGCGGTCCTCTCCACCCTGGCCGCCTCCCGTACCGAGTCCCTCACCGCGGCCGGGGCTCCCCTCCCCGAGGCGCTCACCGGTGGCTACCACCTGGCGTTCGCGGTCGGCGCCGCCCTGATCCTGGTCGCCCTGGGTATCGCCTTCACCGTCCTGCGCGGCCCGAAGGGCTCCCCGCGGGCGGTCACGGCCGAGCCGGAGACCCGCCTCGCGGCCCGGTGA